The Miltoncostaea oceani genome includes a region encoding these proteins:
- a CDS encoding sensor histidine kinase: MRTPATTRSRRDLLVDLAAIAVAVGVGLPISLTSDGPGGPWPVIDLVVGSAACLALWFRRRWPLGVALALLPIGAVSAMGGVAAGIAVFTLAVHRPARVALPVAVLHAAGGAVYLALYPDSQSPYWVSVTMGVLFTAVLVGWGMFVRARRELIASLTERAERAEAEQALRVAGARLGERERIAREMHDVLAHRLSLVSLHAGALEYRPDAPRADVARAAGVIRDNAHRALEELRAVIGALRDDGGSEPEPPQPTLADVPRLVDESIGAGMAVTPDYGLALADAPRDAGRHAYRVVQEGLTNARKHAPRSRVTLRIAGAPGEGLRVEVRNPLPVGAAAAAGIPGAGAGLAGLGERVELAGGRISHGRAGGGDYVLTAWLPWTAPA, from the coding sequence ATGCGCACCCCGGCCACCACCCGGTCACGTCGCGACCTCCTCGTCGACCTCGCCGCGATCGCCGTCGCCGTGGGCGTCGGGCTCCCGATCAGCCTCACCTCCGACGGCCCGGGCGGGCCGTGGCCGGTCATCGACCTGGTCGTCGGGTCGGCGGCGTGCCTGGCCCTGTGGTTCCGCCGCCGCTGGCCCCTCGGCGTGGCGCTGGCGTTGCTGCCGATCGGGGCGGTGTCGGCGATGGGCGGTGTCGCCGCGGGGATCGCGGTGTTCACGCTCGCCGTCCACCGGCCCGCGCGCGTGGCGCTGCCGGTCGCCGTCCTCCACGCGGCGGGGGGCGCGGTCTACCTGGCGCTGTACCCCGACTCCCAGAGTCCCTACTGGGTCTCCGTGACGATGGGGGTGCTGTTCACGGCGGTGCTCGTCGGCTGGGGGATGTTCGTCCGCGCCCGGCGGGAGCTGATCGCGTCACTGACCGAACGCGCCGAGCGGGCCGAGGCGGAGCAGGCGCTGCGGGTGGCGGGTGCCCGGCTCGGCGAGCGGGAGCGCATCGCCCGGGAGATGCACGACGTGCTCGCGCACCGCCTCTCGCTGGTGAGCCTGCACGCCGGGGCCCTCGAGTACCGGCCGGACGCCCCCCGCGCGGACGTGGCGCGGGCGGCGGGGGTGATCCGCGACAACGCGCACCGGGCCCTGGAGGAGCTGCGCGCCGTGATCGGCGCCCTCCGCGACGACGGCGGCAGCGAGCCGGAGCCGCCCCAGCCGACGCTGGCCGACGTGCCGCGCCTGGTGGACGAGTCGATCGGGGCCGGGATGGCGGTGACCCCCGACTACGGGCTCGCGCTGGCGGACGCGCCGCGCGACGCCGGACGCCACGCCTACCGGGTGGTGCAGGAGGGCCTGACGAACGCCCGCAAGCACGCGCCGCGCAGCCGGGTCACGCTGCGGATCGCGGGGGCGCCCGGGGAGGGCCTGCGCGTCGAGGTGCGCAACCCGCTGCCGGTGGGCGCCGCGGCGGCGGCGGGCATCCCGGGGGCGGGGGCCGGGCTGGCGGGCCTCGGCGAGCGCGTGGAGCTGGCGGGGGGCCGCATCTCCCACGGCCGCGCCGGCGGGGGCGACTACGTGCTGACGGCGTGGCTGCCGTGGACGGCGCCCGCGTGA
- a CDS encoding response regulator codes for MGLGMLLAGDPEIEIVAEAADGAEAVAAVRAHGPDVVLVDIRMPVMDGLAATERLRALPEPPHVIVLTTFDADEQIVRALRAGASGFLLKDTPPAEIVRAIHVVASGEALLSPAVTRRLIAHIADDETDARRRAAAGQIAALTDRERDVAVALGRGMTNAEISRELYMSVPTVKVHVSRTMAKLDLNNRVQVALLVHDAGLA; via the coding sequence ATGGGTCTCGGGATGCTCCTCGCCGGCGACCCGGAGATCGAGATCGTCGCCGAGGCGGCCGACGGCGCGGAGGCGGTCGCCGCGGTGCGCGCGCACGGGCCGGACGTGGTGCTCGTCGACATCCGCATGCCGGTGATGGACGGCCTCGCCGCGACGGAGCGCCTGCGCGCCCTCCCCGAGCCCCCGCACGTGATCGTCCTGACGACCTTCGACGCCGACGAGCAGATCGTGCGGGCGCTGCGGGCCGGCGCGAGCGGGTTCCTGCTGAAGGACACCCCGCCCGCCGAGATCGTCCGGGCGATCCACGTCGTCGCGTCCGGCGAGGCGCTCCTGTCCCCCGCCGTGACGCGCCGGCTGATCGCCCACATCGCCGACGACGAGACCGACGCGCGGCGGCGGGCGGCGGCGGGCCAGATCGCGGCGTTGACCGACCGCGAGCGCGACGTCGCCGTCGCCCTGGGCCGGGGGATGACGAACGCCGAGATCTCGCGGGAGCTCTACATGAGCGTGCCGACGGTGAAGGTGCACGTGTCCCGGACGATGGCGAAGCTCGACCTGAACAACCGGGTGCAGGTGGCGCTGCTCGTGCACGACGCCGGGCTCGCCTGA
- a CDS encoding nitroreductase family protein produces the protein MPAPGADGELRRLASLRATRWFTDRDVGDGDLDRVLEVGRWTGSARNRQPWRVAVVRDPSRRGELSRLGAYARHLEAAPVVLLLALDTAGGGADAEFDGGRLAQSLMLAARAVGLGTCPVTFFPDDNVARATAIAGVAAPWRVRTGIAVGWPAPRPAGGGRPAIPLGRRPLADIRRDPGAQ, from the coding sequence GTGCCGGCGCCGGGGGCCGACGGGGAGCTGCGGCGGCTCGCGTCGCTGCGGGCGACCCGCTGGTTCACCGACCGCGACGTCGGCGACGGCGACCTCGACCGGGTGCTCGAGGTGGGGCGGTGGACGGGGTCGGCCCGCAACCGCCAGCCGTGGCGCGTCGCGGTGGTGCGCGACCCGTCCCGGCGTGGTGAGCTCAGCCGCCTCGGCGCCTACGCCCGGCACCTGGAGGCCGCCCCCGTCGTGCTGCTGCTCGCCCTCGACACCGCCGGCGGCGGGGCCGACGCCGAGTTCGACGGCGGGCGGCTCGCCCAGTCGCTGATGCTCGCCGCCCGCGCCGTCGGCCTCGGCACGTGCCCCGTCACGTTCTTCCCCGACGACAACGTCGCGCGGGCGACGGCCATCGCCGGGGTGGCCGCGCCATGGCGGGTGCGCACCGGGATCGCGGTCGGGTGGCCGGCGCCCCGCCCCGCCGGGGGCGGGCGGCCGGCGATCCCCCTCGGCCGGCGCCCCCTCGCCGACATCCGGCGCGACCCGGGGGCTCAGTAG
- a CDS encoding VOC family protein translates to MSTTRLAHVGLWVHDQEEALAFYTGTLGFEVREDVTLPELGGYRWLTVALPGELTGFILNVPEPPMFDEETCRSVLEMVARGRTGGFMLECDDCRATFEDLRARGAEFTQEPTEQPYGIDAGLRDPSGNHIRLVQRTDAPGY, encoded by the coding sequence ATGAGCACGACGCGCCTGGCCCACGTGGGGCTGTGGGTGCACGACCAGGAGGAGGCGCTGGCCTTCTACACCGGCACGCTGGGCTTCGAGGTCCGCGAGGACGTCACCCTCCCGGAGCTCGGCGGCTACCGGTGGCTGACGGTCGCGCTGCCCGGCGAGCTGACGGGGTTCATCCTGAACGTCCCGGAGCCCCCCATGTTCGACGAGGAGACCTGCCGGTCCGTGCTGGAGATGGTCGCCCGCGGCCGGACGGGCGGCTTCATGCTCGAGTGCGACGACTGCCGCGCGACGTTCGAGGACCTCCGCGCCCGCGGCGCCGAGTTCACGCAGGAGCCGACCGAGCAGCCCTACGGCATCGACGCGGGGCTGCGGGACCCCTCCGGCAACCACATCCGCCTCGTCCAGAGGACGGACGCCCCCGGCTACTGA
- a CDS encoding helix-turn-helix transcriptional regulator: MAPVPSDRHLLRARDLIDARYADPLDVPALARAAAASPAHFSRAFRRAFGETPHQYLLSRRMERAAALLRDTDHTVARICAEVGLSSVGSFTTSFGRSHGMTPTAYRAAHPPVARRALVPSCVVMAWTRPRDRAGSEKTGAPAPG, translated from the coding sequence ATGGCGCCCGTCCCGTCCGACCGCCACCTGCTGCGCGCCCGCGACCTGATCGACGCCCGGTACGCCGACCCGTTGGACGTGCCCGCCCTCGCGCGGGCGGCGGCGGCGTCGCCCGCCCACTTCTCCCGGGCGTTCCGGCGGGCCTTCGGCGAGACGCCCCACCAGTACTTGCTGAGCCGTCGCATGGAGCGCGCCGCCGCGTTGCTGCGCGACACCGACCACACCGTCGCGCGGATCTGCGCGGAGGTGGGGTTGTCGAGCGTCGGCTCCTTCACCACCTCCTTCGGGCGCAGCCACGGGATGACGCCGACCGCCTACCGCGCCGCGCACCCACCGGTCGCCCGGCGCGCGCTCGTCCCGTCGTGCGTGGTGATGGCGTGGACCCGGCCCCGCGATCGCGCAGGTTCGGAGAAGACGGGGGCTCCGGCACCGGGCTAG
- a CDS encoding DUF2945 domain-containing protein has translation MARDLRAGDRVEWNTPQGTTHGTVVRRLTSRTHVEGHTVAASEDDPQYLVESATTGARAAHRPEALRRRG, from the coding sequence ATGGCACGGGATCTGCGGGCGGGCGACCGCGTGGAGTGGAACACGCCCCAGGGCACGACCCACGGCACGGTGGTGCGGCGGCTGACGTCCCGGACGCACGTCGAGGGCCACACCGTCGCCGCGAGCGAGGACGACCCCCAGTACCTGGTCGAGAGCGCGACGACGGGCGCCCGGGCGGCCCACCGCCCCGAGGCGCTCCGCCGCCGCGGCTGA
- a CDS encoding SDR family NAD(P)-dependent oxidoreductase: MDGKVAIVTGGGAGIGEAVALKLAAEGARVVVSGLEDDPIDDVARTAAGLGPGAVACAGDLGEEGTAERCVAAAIDEWGRLDVVVNNAATEADRMCPADEMPVSELDRLFRANARSLVLMTRAALPALRESRGVVLTAGSTAGVSGIPNMAIYGATKGFATSFTLGVAAESAADGVRAVVVVPGPTDTGQTRPEAGPHTPDAAQTIVDSTIVGRRATVEEIANVYAFLASDEATFVTGVVWVVDGGVGISRGLPGRRGDITAPPVSLPVRHSLEGFAHDPGEKPGEGN; this comes from the coding sequence ATGGACGGGAAGGTCGCGATCGTGACGGGCGGCGGCGCCGGCATCGGCGAGGCCGTGGCGTTGAAGCTGGCCGCGGAGGGTGCGCGGGTCGTGGTGAGCGGGTTGGAGGACGACCCCATCGACGACGTCGCACGCACCGCCGCCGGCCTGGGGCCCGGCGCCGTCGCGTGCGCCGGCGACCTCGGGGAGGAGGGCACCGCCGAGCGCTGCGTGGCCGCCGCGATCGACGAATGGGGGCGCCTCGACGTGGTCGTCAACAACGCCGCGACCGAGGCCGACCGCATGTGCCCCGCCGACGAGATGCCGGTGAGCGAGCTCGACCGCCTGTTCCGCGCGAACGCGCGGTCGCTGGTGCTCATGACCCGGGCGGCCCTGCCCGCCCTGCGCGAGAGCCGCGGCGTGGTGCTGACGGCGGGCAGCACCGCCGGCGTGTCCGGCATCCCGAACATGGCGATCTACGGCGCCACGAAGGGCTTCGCCACCTCGTTCACCCTCGGTGTCGCCGCCGAGTCCGCCGCCGACGGCGTCCGCGCCGTCGTGGTGGTGCCCGGCCCGACCGACACCGGCCAGACGCGCCCCGAGGCGGGGCCGCACACCCCGGACGCCGCCCAGACGATCGTGGACTCCACCATCGTCGGACGCCGGGCGACGGTCGAGGAGATCGCGAACGTCTACGCCTTCCTGGCGAGCGACGAGGCCACCTTCGTCACCGGCGTGGTCTGGGTCGTGGACGGCGGCGTCGGCATCTCCCGCGGCCTCCCGGGCCGCCGCGGCGACATCACGGCGCCGCCGGTGTCGCTGCC